The stretch of DNA CCTCTTAGTACAAAGACAAAATCAAGGCATTGCCCGAGTAACAGATGTACAAATCAACCAAACAGAGAATGGCTTGGAATTGATACTGGAAACTCCATCCAGACAACAGTTAGTACCATTAATTCTTCCTGAAGGAAAAGATCTAGTGATTGATATCCTCGACGCAACGTTAGGATTTTCCCTCAGAAACGGATTTAAACAGGCAAATCCTGCACCAGGAATTAGTCAAATAACGGTAACTAAAGTAAATGAAACTAGTATTCAAGTTAGGATTACCGGGACACAACAAGTACCAAGTGCAGAAGTAATTTCTAATCAAGACAATTTGGTTCTAGGTGTGACTCCTGACGGAACAACGGTTCAACAAACACCAGATGAAGCGATGCAGCGCGGTCATGGGGGAAACCTCCATGAGCGACTGCATCAAGAAGAGATCGAAATTATTGCCACTGGTGAAGTTCAAGAGGATGATGATTACTTTGTTCCCGATGCAGGTGTTACTCGTACCGATACGCCAATTATTGATACCCCTGGAACAATTCAAGTAATACCTAGACAAGTAATTGAAGACCAAAGAGCAATTGAATTACGTGATGCTCTATCAAGAAATGCAGTGGGTGTAGTTACTAACAGTGCGCCTAGTTCAAACTTTAATAATGTCTTGATTCGCGGTTTTAATGTTTCTTCCAACTTTTTAAGAAATGGAATTCCCGAATCGTTTTTCACTCTCACACCACCGAGAGATTTAAATAATATTGAGCGACTAGAAGTCTTGTCAGGACCTGCTTCTGTAATTGGAGGTCAAATTTCTCCAGGAGGCATTGTCAATCTGGCAACCAAACAACCTTTATCGTCTCCTTTCTACGAGTTATCGGCTAGCTATGGTAGTTTTAATAGTGTTGAAGGTGCATTCGATTTTTCTGGTCCGCTCAACGATAGTAAAACAGTAGCTTACCGTCTGAATACTTCTATCTATCATTCTGATACTTCAATTGATGTAGATGAGGTTGATATCGAAAGATTTTCAATTGCCCCAGTCCTCAATTGGCAAATTGGCGAGCAAACAAAAATTAGTTTTGAAGGACTATATCTTAACTCGCGGACTCCTCAACGGATAGGATTACCAGCACAGGGAACAGTTTTAGATAACCCTAATGGTGAAATTCCTCGAGATCAATTTGTCGGAGAACCTAATTTTGACGGCAATGACCGCAAAATTACCCAACTTGGATATGATCTAGAGCATAGTTTGAGTGACGATTGGTCGTTGCGTCATGCTTTTCGTTACACTAATTTTCAAAGTAAGCAAAGAGAAGCATTTGTTAATGCCATTCAAGATGATTTAAGAACTTTAGAACGTTCTGGCGATTCCTTTATTGACGATATCAATAATTATCAAACTACCGCTTATCTGACTGGTAAATTTAAAACTGGTGAAATTAATCACGAGTTATTGGCAGGTATTGATTATGTCTTTGAAGAAGATTATTTTGAATCTGAATTTTTTGAAGCAGAAAATATAGATTTGTTTGAACCAGTTTATACAGGTGGGGTAGGAGCAGCTTTTGAGGATTCTTTAGGTAGATTTAGAGATACAAACCAAGGAGTAGGAATCTATCTACAAGACCAAATCAAATTTTTTGATGACCGCTTGATTGTAGTTCTTGGTGGACGAGTCGATTTTGTAAGTAGTTCATCGCAAGACTTACGCGATCAAACTTCCGAAGAAGCCTCTCAAGACGATACTGCTTTTAGCCCTAGAGTAGGAATTGTGTATAAACTTGCTGATAATATTTCTCTCTACGGTAGCTTTAGTCGCTCTTTTGAACAGGTAACAGGAGTAACTGCTACTAATGAAATTTTTGAACCCTCTCGCGGAACTCAATATGAAATTGGAGTCAAGGCTAACTGGCTAGATAATCGCTTGTTTACAACTTTGGCTTTTTATGATTTAACTCTTTCAAATTTAACCACATCAGATCCTAACAATCCTCAATTTGACATTCAAACAGGAGAACAAAACAGTCAAGGAATTGAATTGCAAACAGGAGGAGAAATTCTGCCTGGTTGGAATATTATTGCTAATTATGCCTATACTGATGCCAAAATTACCCAAGACAATATTTTTACAGTGGGTAACTCTTTGGCTAATGTTCCCGAAAACGCTCTGAGTTTGTGGAGTACCTATACCATTCCCGAGGGTAATTTGTCTGGTTTAGGATTTGGTTTTGGTTTGTTGTATGTTGGACAAAGAGAAGGAGATTTAGATAACTCTTTTCAGCTTGAGGACTATCTCAGAACCGATGCAGCTATTTACTATCGTCGAGAACAATTGAAGCTGGCACTCAATTTTCAAAATCTATTTGATGTAGACTACATTGAAGTTTCAGACGACGATCTCAGAGTTTACCCAGGGGATCCTTTTACAGTGCTATTTTCTGCTTCTTATGAGTTTTAGCCTGGGCAGTTATCAGTTAATAATTACTAATTACTAATTACTAATTACTAATTACTAATTATGAGGGATGAATAATCAACTATTAACAATCAACAATCAACTATCAACAGTTATCAGTGATGACTGGTTATTGTTCCCCTTTCTCCTTCTGCCTTTGATCCTTCTTTTTACTTTGTCGCCTATAGTTTATCAAGCACAAAAACTCCTTTAAATGACACGCCCTTCCCCTCTTTCTTTGGTTTATGTCCCAACTACGTCGTTGCTTATATTGGTTAATTATTGGAATCTGTACTTCGATTTTAATCGTAGCGTGCGCCCGTTCTCCTAGTTCACTTCAAAGCGATCGCTCTGGGTCAGAATCTTGTCGTCTGGTTCAACACGAGATGGGAGAAACAGAAGTTTGTGGACAACCGCAAAAAGTAGCTGCCCTTAGTCCTCATATTTTAGATAGTATATTGGCACTTGGAGTACAGCCAATGGCTTATGCTGAAACCGAAGATTTAAACATACAAGTCTACGACAATCCAGCAAAACAGATTCCCTATATAGGCAAATGGGTAACGACACAGCCAATCGGATTAGGCGATCGCAAATCTCCCTCTCTCGAACGTCTTGCCTTACTTAAGCCAGAGGTAATCTTGGGAGAACAATGGTTGCACCAGGAAGAATATCCTTTGCTTGCTCAAATTGCACCTACTTTAGTTTTTAGCGATGAACAAGCAGATGGACAACAAGTTTGGCAACAAGACATTCAAGGAATTGCTCGTGCTTTAGGTCGAGAAAAACAAGCAGAAGAACTTTTAGCAGCTTTTGACCAGCAAATCGCTCAAGCTCGTAAGGCACTGCAACCTGTTTTACAAGCTTATCCCCGTGTGTTTTTGATTAATTCTAATTTAACTACCTACGTTGCCTCAACACCGAAAAGCACTACAGCAAGATTATTAAAAGAAATTGGCTTTGAAATTGTTCAACCACGAGGAGTTCAAGACTATGCCGAAATTTCCTTTGAGATTTTACCTAATGTTGAAACAGATATTATTTTAGTTTTATCTTCGACTGATGAAAGTTTACTCAATCCTGAAGAAGTTGTCAGGAAAAGATGGGCTAACAATCCTCTACTCAATTCGATGTCAGTTTTTCAGCAAGATCGAGTATTTTTTGTCGATTATCAATTGTGGGGTAGCAGTATTCGAGGACCATTAACCGACAAACTTATTTTAGAAGCCTTACCCGATCTACTATTAACAACTGTAAAACCAAATAGTTAAAAAAATTGAGGAATTATTTCCATGTCGAAACCTGTTTTATTTGTCTGTCAATCTTGTAATCTTAGTTCTCAAAAAGATTTAGAGCCACCTCTGGGTATTAGTTTGGTAAATCGGCTCAACGAAATTAATTCCGATAAGTTTGTAGTTCAAGCAATAGAATGTCTGTGGATGTGCGAAAGAGGTTGTGTAGTAGCTTTGTGTGCAAATAATCTACCTACCTATTTATTTACCGATTTACCTCTTCACGAAATCCCCGAAGCTTTAGTCAAGTTTGCCGAACTTTATCTTAATTCTAAAGGCAAGTTTATTCCTCATAGCAAATTACCTCAAGTGTTGCAGTCAGCCCACGTTGCCCGTATTCCAGCTATTCAAG from Stanieria cyanosphaera PCC 7437 encodes:
- a CDS encoding TonB-dependent siderophore receptor, translated to MKQSLGLSAIASIKAIAMGFSLIAIVPLSIESVSAEEVAKNPISSQNNQASRQLLEKTKQRNNNKSLEPIFLNAKDLLVQRQNQGIARVTDVQINQTENGLELILETPSRQQLVPLILPEGKDLVIDILDATLGFSLRNGFKQANPAPGISQITVTKVNETSIQVRITGTQQVPSAEVISNQDNLVLGVTPDGTTVQQTPDEAMQRGHGGNLHERLHQEEIEIIATGEVQEDDDYFVPDAGVTRTDTPIIDTPGTIQVIPRQVIEDQRAIELRDALSRNAVGVVTNSAPSSNFNNVLIRGFNVSSNFLRNGIPESFFTLTPPRDLNNIERLEVLSGPASVIGGQISPGGIVNLATKQPLSSPFYELSASYGSFNSVEGAFDFSGPLNDSKTVAYRLNTSIYHSDTSIDVDEVDIERFSIAPVLNWQIGEQTKISFEGLYLNSRTPQRIGLPAQGTVLDNPNGEIPRDQFVGEPNFDGNDRKITQLGYDLEHSLSDDWSLRHAFRYTNFQSKQREAFVNAIQDDLRTLERSGDSFIDDINNYQTTAYLTGKFKTGEINHELLAGIDYVFEEDYFESEFFEAENIDLFEPVYTGGVGAAFEDSLGRFRDTNQGVGIYLQDQIKFFDDRLIVVLGGRVDFVSSSSQDLRDQTSEEASQDDTAFSPRVGIVYKLADNISLYGSFSRSFEQVTGVTATNEIFEPSRGTQYEIGVKANWLDNRLFTTLAFYDLTLSNLTTSDPNNPQFDIQTGEQNSQGIELQTGGEILPGWNIIANYAYTDAKITQDNIFTVGNSLANVPENALSLWSTYTIPEGNLSGLGFGFGLLYVGQREGDLDNSFQLEDYLRTDAAIYYRREQLKLALNFQNLFDVDYIEVSDDDLRVYPGDPFTVLFSASYEF
- a CDS encoding ABC transporter substrate-binding protein; the encoded protein is MSQLRRCLYWLIIGICTSILIVACARSPSSLQSDRSGSESCRLVQHEMGETEVCGQPQKVAALSPHILDSILALGVQPMAYAETEDLNIQVYDNPAKQIPYIGKWVTTQPIGLGDRKSPSLERLALLKPEVILGEQWLHQEEYPLLAQIAPTLVFSDEQADGQQVWQQDIQGIARALGREKQAEELLAAFDQQIAQARKALQPVLQAYPRVFLINSNLTTYVASTPKSTTARLLKEIGFEIVQPRGVQDYAEISFEILPNVETDIILVLSSTDESLLNPEEVVRKRWANNPLLNSMSVFQQDRVFFVDYQLWGSSIRGPLTDKLILEALPDLLLTTVKPNS
- a CDS encoding DUF1636 family protein; this encodes MSKPVLFVCQSCNLSSQKDLEPPLGISLVNRLNEINSDKFVVQAIECLWMCERGCVVALCANNLPTYLFTDLPLHEIPEALVKFAELYLNSKGKFIPHSKLPQVLQSAHVARIPAIQAG